One window of the Branchiostoma lanceolatum isolate klBraLanc5 chromosome 3, klBraLanc5.hap2, whole genome shotgun sequence genome contains the following:
- the LOC136429185 gene encoding tyrosine-protein phosphatase non-receptor type 7-like: MSCRPAGPKTVLMGYDLRLPGALAACFALLVLPPVSVCQLARQTSQVVNPADLSTPANDLSPLAPNFDLPDRDFSFIQDLEQDPPSDEASHASGEVTSGDADKRTIIVKEAGQDTRAIATEATEVPSQYVLIVTVSSSNSLPANQSLSSRLQSAFAAALGMSENNVHVINKTGSHAIKMWMTDEDQRPLAATDIIALLDVDLLSFYLSGLQVESILPQNSYLRSSYHRGLWEGNYLPFMVAAAAAVLACIVVTMVYFYGKRSKPSKKGHPDLDQMCVYPGVKPVVKTTKVIQPDSPKSTPSSSISASPSPSPAYRGSPKAGKPKGLQERRGSNVSLSIDLPMPPMSADAVKCGTPPKESVVDELLQSGTRKMTRSELRKSILNAKALYGEFWEIPMNHPEQVEIPGCGTKNRYKTILPNAHSRVVLPEMDNDLLTTYINANYVKGYDMEERAYIATQGPMNHTVTDFWQMVWHERTPIIVMITKLTEKNEKCAHYWPDLEDRYGDIVVSVNRVVEHDGYILRHFTLQRGNEVHYIRHYWCTEWPDHKTPETAKALLALVQEVEFHRLRQTRPRRPVVVHCSAGIGRTGCFIATSIGIRQLREENTVDVLSIVCGMRQDRGGMVQTNEQYEFIHYALCQFEKTLPSEGVD; this comes from the exons TGTGCCAGCTTGCCAGACAGACCAGCCAGGTCGTCAACCCTGCCGACCTCTCCACCCCAGCCAATGATCTCTCACCTCTGGCACCGAACTTTGACCTGCCCGACCGTGACTTCAGCTTCATCCAGGACCTAGAGCAGG ACCCCCCCAGTGATGAGGCCAGCCATGCCAGCGGGGAAGTGACCAGCGGTGATGCCGACAAGCGAACAATAATCGTGAAAGAAGCAGGACAAGACACGCGAGCCATCGCCACAGAGGCCACCGAAGTGCCAAGCCAGTATGTACTCATCGTG ACTGTCTCCAGTTCAAACAGTCTTCCTGCCAATCAGTCGCTGTCCTCCCGACTCCAGTCTGCCTTTGCTGCCGCCCTGGGCATGTCGGAGAACAACGTTCACGTCATCAACAAG ACTGGCAGCCATGCCATCAAGATGTGGATGACTGATGAAGATCAGCGCCCCCTAGCTGCTACCGACATAATTGCACTGCTTGATGTGGACCTGCTCAGCTTCTATCTCTCCGGCCTGCAAGTTGAGTCCATTCTACCGCAG AATTCCTACCTTCGCTCCAGCTACCACCGAGGATTGTGGGAAGGCAACTACCTGCCCTTCATGGTTGCCGCCGCAGCAGCAGTGCTGGCGTGTATCGTCGTCACCATG GTTTACTTTTACGGAAAAAGAAGCAAGCCCTCCAAGAAAGGTCACCCCGACCTTGACCAAATGTGTGTCTACCCGGGGGTCAAGCCCGTCGTCAAGACAACCAAGGTCATCCAGCCGGACAGCCCAAAGTCGACCCCGTCTTCTTCCATCTCGGCTAGTCCCTCCCCATCCCCCGCTTACCGAGGGTCTCCTAAGGCAGGAAAACCTAAGGGTCTACAAGAGAG GAGGGGCTCGAACGTGTCTTTGTCCATCGACCTGCCGATGCCGCCGATGTCTGCAGACGCCGTCAAATGTGGCACGCCGCCGAAGGAAAG TGTTGTGGATGAGCTGCTGCAGTCTGGGACCAGGAAGATGACACGATCAGAGCTCAGAAAGTCCATCCTGAATGCAAAGGCTCTGTATGGGGAGTTCTGG GAGATTCCCATGAACCATCCTGAGCAGGTGGAGATTCCAGGTTGTGGGACGAAGAACAGATACAAGACCATCCTACCAA ATGCCCACTCCAGAGTGGTTCTCCCAGAAATGGACAACGACCTTCTTACAACTTACATCAACGCCAACTACGTCAAA GGTTATGATATGGAGGAGAGAGCATACATTGCCACGCAGGGCCCGATGAACCACACCGTGACCGACTTCTGGCAGATGGTGTGGCACGAGAGAACTCCCATCATCGTCATGATCACTAAACTCACTGAAAAGAACGAG AAATGTGCCCACTACTGGCCCGACCTTGAGGACAGATACGGTGACATTGTGGTGTCTGTGAACAGGGTAGTGGAGCATGATGGGTACATCCTAAGACACTTCACTCTCCAG CGAGGGAACGAGGTTCACTACATCAGGCACTACTGGTGCACGGAATGGCCGGACCACAAGACCCCGGAGACGGCGAAGGCCCTGCTGGCACTGGTGCAGGAAGTGGAGTTCCACAGGCTCAGACAGACCAGGCCCAGGAGACCTGTCGTCGTGCACTGCAG TGCTGGGATTGGTCGTACCGGTTGTTTCATCGCCACCAGCATCGGGATCCGCCAGCTGAGAGAAGAGAACACGGTGGACGTGCTGAGCATCGTCTGCGGAATGAGGCAGGACAG AGGAGGAATGGTCCAGACAAATGAGCAGTATGAGTTCATCCACTACGCTCTGTGCCAGTTCGAGAAAACCCTCCCCTCAGAGGGGGTCGACTGA